The following are encoded together in the Streptomyces rapamycinicus NRRL 5491 genome:
- a CDS encoding WhiB family transcriptional regulator: MDWRHNAVCREEDPELFFPIGNTGPALLQIEEAKAVCRRCPVMEQCLQWALESGQDSGVWGGMSEDERRAMKRRAARNRARNASA; this comes from the coding sequence ATGGACTGGCGTCACAACGCCGTTTGCCGCGAGGAAGACCCCGAGCTGTTCTTCCCCATCGGCAACACCGGTCCTGCGCTGCTGCAGATCGAGGAAGCCAAGGCCGTCTGCCGCCGCTGCCCCGTCATGGAGCAGTGCCTGCAGTGGGCGCTTGAGTCCGGCCAGGACTCCGGCGTCTGGGGTGGAATGAGCGAAGACGAGCGCCGCGCCATGAAGCGCCGTGCCGCTCGCAACCGGGCACGCAACGCCAGCGCCTGA
- a CDS encoding sensor histidine kinase: MNDLVRQHTALDDSDLEWLHLLVSEWQLLSDLSFADLVLWVPTSDGTRYVSVAQMRPNTGPTSYQDDMVGHLVPRGRRPMLDAALDEGRIVREGDPEWREEVPVRVESIPVRRESRVLGVIARNTNLLTVRTPSRLELTYLQSASDLAQMIAAGSFPFPNQQVDMDASPRAGDGLIRLDADGVVQYASPNALSAYHRLGLAADLVGHHLGKTTAELAPVRGPVDEALVKLASGWAPREFEVEGGDGVIQLRAIPLKPKGLHIGSLVLLRDVTELRRRERELITKDATIREIHHRVKNNLQTVAALLRLQARRMDSAQGREALNEAVRRVGSIAIVHETLSQNLDERVEFDDIADRVLAMVAEISPGKVTGRRTGRFGILDAEVATPLSMVLTEVLQNALEHGFGPGEQGTVEVSAMRGGGGEESRLSVIVQDDGRGLPEGFDPQRAGNLGLQIVRTLVEGELGGTFDMVPAPERGTRVMLDFPVGAEKH, from the coding sequence ATGAACGACCTCGTCCGCCAGCACACCGCACTCGACGATTCCGATCTCGAGTGGCTCCACCTGCTGGTCTCGGAGTGGCAGCTGCTCTCCGACCTCTCCTTCGCCGATCTTGTGCTGTGGGTCCCCACCAGCGACGGCACCCGGTATGTCTCCGTGGCCCAGATGCGGCCGAACACCGGGCCCACCTCCTACCAGGACGACATGGTCGGGCATCTCGTCCCCCGCGGCCGCCGCCCCATGCTGGACGCCGCCCTGGACGAGGGCCGGATCGTCCGGGAGGGCGACCCCGAGTGGCGCGAGGAGGTGCCGGTCCGGGTGGAGTCCATCCCGGTCCGGCGGGAGAGCCGGGTCCTCGGCGTGATCGCGCGGAACACCAATCTGCTGACCGTACGGACCCCCAGCCGGCTGGAGCTCACCTACCTCCAGAGCGCGTCCGACCTCGCCCAGATGATCGCCGCTGGATCGTTTCCGTTCCCCAACCAGCAGGTCGACATGGACGCCTCACCGCGCGCCGGCGACGGGCTGATCCGGCTCGACGCGGACGGGGTGGTCCAGTACGCGAGCCCCAACGCGCTCTCCGCCTACCACCGGCTGGGCCTCGCCGCCGACCTCGTCGGCCACCACCTGGGCAAGACCACCGCCGAACTCGCCCCGGTGCGCGGCCCGGTGGACGAGGCGCTGGTCAAACTGGCCAGCGGCTGGGCGCCCCGGGAGTTCGAGGTCGAGGGCGGCGACGGGGTCATCCAGCTGCGGGCCATCCCGCTCAAGCCCAAGGGGCTGCACATCGGCTCGCTGGTGCTGCTGCGGGACGTCACCGAACTGCGCCGCCGCGAGCGCGAGTTGATCACCAAGGACGCCACCATCCGGGAGATCCACCACCGGGTGAAGAACAACCTCCAGACGGTGGCGGCCCTGTTGCGGCTCCAGGCCCGCCGCATGGACTCGGCCCAGGGGCGGGAGGCGCTCAACGAGGCGGTGCGCAGGGTCGGCTCGATCGCCATCGTCCACGAGACCCTCTCGCAGAACCTCGACGAGCGGGTCGAGTTCGACGACATAGCCGACCGGGTGCTCGCGATGGTGGCCGAGATATCGCCCGGCAAGGTGACCGGCCGCCGCACCGGGCGGTTCGGCATCCTGGACGCCGAGGTGGCCACCCCGCTGTCCATGGTCCTCACCGAAGTGCTGCAGAACGCGCTGGAGCACGGCTTCGGACCGGGGGAGCAGGGCACGGTCGAGGTCTCGGCGATGCGCGGGGGCGGCGGTGAGGAGAGCCGGCTTTCGGTGATCGTCCAGGACGACGGGCGCGGACTGCCCGAGGGGTTCGACCCCCAGCGGGCCGGAAACCTGGGGCTTCAGATCGTCCGCACCCTGGTGGAGGGCGAGCTGGGCGGGACGTTCGACATGGTGCCCGCCCCGGAGCGCGGCACCCGGGTGATGCTGGACTTCCCGGTGGGTGCGGAGAAGCACTGA
- a CDS encoding SIS domain-containing protein, giving the protein MSATTTAQRSDQPGRIMSGEMAEQPAVLRRILDQGAPRIREVAERIAARNPRFVLLTARGTSDNAALYAKYLLEVLLGKPCGLTSMSTTTAYGAQPDLTDVLVITVSQSGGSPDLVASTEAARAAGAITLAVTNNADSPLAAVSEFHIDVLAGPEKALPATKTYTAELLALYLFVEGLRGGDGAAAKVLPDLAQQILDRQDEVRQLAARYRFAERMVLTSRGYGYPTAKEAALKLMETSYIPALSYSGADLLHGPLAMVDNISPVIAIVTEGKGGQALQPVLERLRGRGADLVVIGGASEVERASAGFALPTDGVAEEVQPILEILPLQMLAYEVTIARGQDPDAPRALAKVTETR; this is encoded by the coding sequence ATGTCCGCCACGACGACGGCCCAGCGCAGCGACCAGCCGGGCCGGATCATGTCCGGCGAGATGGCCGAGCAGCCCGCCGTGCTGCGCCGCATCCTCGACCAGGGCGCCCCGAGGATCCGTGAGGTCGCGGAGCGGATCGCCGCCCGCAACCCGCGCTTCGTCCTCCTCACCGCCCGGGGCACCTCGGACAACGCGGCGCTGTACGCCAAGTACCTGCTCGAGGTACTGCTCGGCAAGCCGTGCGGGCTGACCTCCATGTCCACCACCACCGCGTACGGCGCCCAGCCGGACCTCACCGACGTCCTGGTGATCACCGTCAGCCAGTCCGGCGGCTCCCCGGACCTGGTGGCCTCCACCGAGGCCGCCCGCGCGGCCGGTGCGATCACCCTCGCGGTGACCAACAACGCCGACTCGCCGCTCGCGGCCGTCTCCGAATTCCACATCGACGTCCTGGCCGGGCCGGAGAAGGCGCTGCCCGCGACCAAGACCTACACCGCGGAACTGCTCGCCCTCTACCTCTTCGTGGAGGGGCTGCGCGGCGGTGACGGCGCGGCCGCCAAGGTGCTGCCCGACCTCGCCCAGCAGATCCTCGACCGCCAGGACGAGGTCCGCCAGCTCGCGGCGCGCTACCGCTTCGCCGAGCGGATGGTCCTCACCTCCCGGGGCTACGGCTACCCGACCGCCAAGGAAGCCGCCCTGAAGCTGATGGAGACCAGCTACATCCCGGCGCTCTCCTACTCCGGCGCCGATCTGCTGCACGGCCCGCTGGCCATGGTCGACAACATCTCGCCGGTGATCGCCATCGTCACCGAGGGCAAGGGCGGCCAGGCGCTGCAGCCGGTCCTGGAGCGGCTGCGCGGCCGGGGTGCGGACCTCGTGGTCATCGGCGGCGCGTCGGAGGTGGAGCGGGCCTCGGCGGGGTTCGCCCTGCCGACGGACGGCGTCGCCGAGGAGGTCCAGCCGATCCTGGAGATCCTGCCGCTGCAGATGCTGGCGTACGAGGTGACGATCGCGCGCGGGCAGGACCCGGACGCGCCGCGGGCGCTGGCGAAGGTGACGGAGACCCGCTGA
- a CDS encoding glycoside hydrolase family 3 protein: protein MTTLAHDSATLTRDALTVLQPGFTGTSAPDWVLRRLGEGLASVGLFGRNIATPEQLGALTAQLRAERDDVLVAIDEEGGDVTRLEVRTGSSFPGNLALGAVDDPELTRAVARELGRRLAECGVNLNWAPSADVNSNPGNPVIGVRSFGAEPGLVARHTAAYIEGLQSAGVAACTKHFPGHGDTAVDSHHALPRIDAGLDTLTARELMPFRAAVAAGTKAVMSAHILLPALDPDLPATLSPAALHGLLRRPVADGGLGFDGMIVTDGMEMRAIADAYGIERGSVLAIAAGADAICVGGGLADEDTVLRLRDALVTAVIEGRLAEERLAEAAARVRALGEWTRRSGGPRAAHGVEPAAGVGLAAARRALRVTPAGTSYQPVTGPVYVAAFTPVANIAVGEETPWGVGAELARLRPGTGAATYGRQDADTLGVHGLIENMLDTAGDRRIVAVVRDVHRHPWMADALDALLTARPETVVVEMGVPQAPPAGALHIATHGAARVCGRAAAEVIVGNGAGDHPGD from the coding sequence ATGACGACCCTCGCACACGACTCGGCCACCCTCACCCGTGACGCTCTCACCGTTCTCCAGCCGGGCTTCACCGGCACCTCCGCCCCCGACTGGGTGCTGCGGCGGCTCGGCGAGGGGCTCGCCTCCGTCGGCCTGTTCGGCCGGAACATCGCCACTCCCGAGCAGCTGGGCGCCCTCACCGCCCAGCTGCGCGCCGAGCGCGACGACGTCCTGGTGGCGATCGACGAGGAGGGCGGCGACGTCACCCGGCTGGAGGTGCGCACCGGCTCCTCCTTCCCCGGCAACCTGGCGCTCGGCGCCGTCGACGACCCGGAGCTGACCCGCGCCGTCGCCCGCGAGCTGGGCCGCCGCCTCGCCGAATGCGGCGTCAACCTCAACTGGGCGCCGTCCGCCGACGTCAACTCCAACCCCGGCAACCCCGTCATCGGCGTGCGCTCCTTCGGCGCCGAGCCGGGGCTCGTCGCCCGGCACACCGCCGCGTACATCGAGGGCCTCCAGAGCGCCGGAGTGGCCGCCTGCACCAAGCACTTCCCCGGCCACGGCGACACCGCCGTCGACTCCCACCACGCGCTGCCGCGCATCGACGCCGGTCTCGACACCCTGACCGCCCGCGAGCTGATGCCCTTCCGCGCCGCCGTCGCCGCCGGGACCAAGGCCGTGATGAGCGCGCACATCCTGCTGCCCGCGCTCGACCCCGACCTGCCCGCCACCCTCAGCCCCGCCGCGCTGCACGGCCTGCTGCGCCGGCCCGTCGCCGACGGCGGACTCGGCTTCGACGGGATGATCGTCACCGACGGCATGGAGATGCGGGCCATCGCCGACGCGTACGGCATCGAACGCGGCAGCGTGCTGGCGATCGCCGCAGGCGCCGACGCCATCTGCGTGGGCGGCGGCCTCGCCGACGAGGACACCGTGCTGCGGCTGCGCGACGCGCTGGTCACCGCCGTCATCGAGGGGCGGCTGGCGGAGGAGCGACTGGCCGAGGCGGCGGCGCGGGTGCGCGCCCTGGGGGAGTGGACGCGGCGCTCCGGAGGACCGCGCGCGGCGCACGGCGTCGAGCCCGCCGCGGGGGTGGGGCTCGCCGCCGCGCGCCGGGCGCTCAGGGTCACCCCGGCCGGGACCTCCTACCAGCCGGTGACCGGACCCGTCTACGTGGCCGCCTTCACCCCGGTGGCCAACATCGCCGTCGGCGAGGAGACCCCCTGGGGCGTCGGCGCCGAACTGGCCCGGCTGCGCCCCGGCACCGGGGCCGCCACCTACGGGCGGCAGGACGCCGACACCCTGGGCGTCCACGGCCTGATCGAAAATATGCTCGACACCGCGGGGGACCGTAGGATCGTCGCTGTGGTCCGCGATGTCCACCGCCACCCCTGGATGGCCGACGCGCTGGACGCCCTGCTCACCGCCCGGCCGGAGACGGTCGTCGTGGAGATGGGGGTGCCCCAGGCGCCGCCCGCCGGGGCGCTGCACATCGCGACCCACGGCGCCGCCCGGGTGTGTGGCCGGGCGGCCGCGGAAGTGATCGTCGGCAACGGCGCCGGTGACCACCCCGGGGACTGA